TCTCGTTATCACCCGCGGTCATCGGCGCCTCGGCATCGTTCTCCCCGCTGACGGCCGCAAATTCCGGCTGCGAACGCCGCCGCATTTGAATCCAAAGCCGGAACGGACGCTCGCCCGCCTCCTGGACAGTTGGATGAGCTATACCCGTAAAGGGTTAATTCATTCTGTACCGAAGCACAACGTTCCGTCTGCCTACGGACGAAGGAGATCGTGGGCGCCGTGAACCGGACCGGGGCGAAAAAAGGACCGCGCGGCGATCGCGGCGCGGCCCGAGGTTTAGGGAGGAATCGCCACCAGGCGTCGGAAAAGAGGGAAGAACCCCTCTCGTCACACAAAGTACATTGAACCCGACCTTACCCGATGACAAGACGGAATTTGGACTAAACCAAGTCGTCACCGAAGAATTCGCAGTTTTCGCCCAAAACATAGGCGGTTGATTACGTCATAGGCTGCATTATGCCTGAATTATGAGCGTCGTATCCTGCAAACCCCTGCCGAACGGCGACCATCCAGGGCGGATCGAGCGTGGCGATCTGGGACCAGACCGGGCAGCGGGCCTGATGCGCACCCGGCAGATAGCCGAGACTCATCAGGAATTCGCCGGTGATCTCGCCGCCGGTGAAGCGGAAGGTGCGCTTGAACAGCCGGACCCAGTCCGCCTTGCTCAAGGGATGGTGGGCGCGCAACCAACCATCGAAGGACCCGTGGGAGGCGCGCAAGGCCACGATCCGCCGCGCGTTCTCGATGGCCGCGTCGATCTTCAGCCGGTTTCGGATGATCCCCGGATCGGCGAGCAGCCGTTCCCGCTCCGCCTCGCCATAGGCGGCGACGCGGTCGATGTCGAAGCCGTCGAAGGCGGCGCGGAAGGCCTCGCGCTTCTTCAGGATGGTCAGCCAGGACAGGCCCGCCTGGTTGATCTCCAGCACCAGCCTCTCGAACAGCGCCCGGTCATCGGCGGTGGGGAAGCCATACTCGGTGTCGTGGTAGGGGCCGTGATGCGCGTGGCCGGGCGCCGCGCCGCAATAGGTCAGGCTCACGCGAAGGCTCCTTCCGGAAAGGGGATCAGTGCGGCCTGGCCATCTCGCGGAAGGAAATCAGGTCCGACTGCACGATGCCGAAGATGACCAGCCACACCACCGCCGCGACCAGCGTCGTGGCGGCGAATTTCAGGAGGATGCGCGGGCGTTCGGGCGCGCTGCTCGCCATGCCCGGCTCGGGCTGGGCCGGGGTGCGCACGCCCCAGGGCAGCACCGCGAACAGCACCACCCACCAGACGACCACATAGACGCTGATGCCCGTCACCCAGCCCATCGCATGCCTCCGGTTCCAGCCTTTTGCGACTCAGGCCTGCTCCAGCTCGACCAGGGTCCCGCAGAAGTCCTTGGGGTGCAGGAACAGAACCGGCTTGTCATGGGCGCCGATCTTCGGCTCGCCGTCGCCCAGCACGCGGGCGCCCTGCGCCTTCAGCCGGTCGCGGGCGGCCAGGATGTCGTCCACCTCGTAGCAGATGTGGTGGATGCCCCCGGAAGGGTTCTTCTCCAGGAAGCCGGCGATCGGCGACTTCTCGCCGAAGGGATGGAGCAGCTCGATCTTCGTGTTGGGCAGCGTGACGAAGACGACGGTGACGCCGTGCGGCGGCAGGTCCACCGGCTGGGACACCGCGGCGCCCAGCGTGTCGCGGTAGAGCGCGGTCGCCGCCGTCAGATCCGGCACGACAATGGCGACGTGGTTCAGCTTCCCGATCATGGGTCCTCCCGAAAGGCGTAAAGTCGGAAACGCTTATACACGGACGAGATGCACGTCCGTCACCGGCTTCTTGCCGTGCGTCGCGTTGAAGCAGCGGCGGACGGCGATGCGGGCGGCGGCGCGCACCTGTTCGTCGTCGGCACGGGCCGACTTCGGCATCTCGGCGACGGCCTCGCGCACCGCGTCCACCACGTCGAGCAGCATGTCGCGGTCCGCCGAGTCGTCGAGCAGCCCCATCACCGCGATCTGCGGCGCGGTCACCAGCTCGCCCTTCCCGTTCATCACCAGCGTCACCACGGCGGCGCCGTTGTGGACCATCCGATGGCGCGCCCGCATGAGCCCGGTGTCGAGCGGGATCAACCGCTTGCCGTCCAGGGCCATGCGGCCGGAGCGGACCTGGGCCACCACCCGCGGCGGAGCGTCGGGCACCAGCCGGATCAGGTCGCCGTTGCCGGGGACCAGGGCCTCCGGCACCTGACAGGCGCGGGCCAGCTTGGCGTGCTCCAGCTGGTGGCGCTGCTCGCCATGGACCGGAACGGCGATGCGCGGGCGCACCCACTGGTACATGCGGACCAGCTCGTCCTGCGCCGGGTGGCCGGAGACATGGACCGGCGCCTCGTCGGCGGTGACGATGCGGATGCCCTGCCCGACCAGCAGGTTCTGCATGCGGCCGATGGCCCGCTCGTTGCCCGGAATCTCGCGAGAGGAGAAGATCACCACGTCACCGCGCTGCAGTGACACCTGGGGATGGTCGTCCGACGCGATGCGGGCGAGCGCAGAGCGCGGCTCCCCCTGGCTGCCGGTGCAGACCAGAACCAGCTTGTCGCGCGGCACGTAGTTGGCGTCATGCTCGGTCAGGAAGGCCGGCACGTCGGCGAGGTAGCCGTTGGAGCGCGCGGCCTCGTTGATCCGCCACATCGACCGCCCGACCAGCGCGACGTGGCGCCCGTGCGCCGCCGCGGCGTGGGCGATGCTCTCCAGCCGCGCGACGTTGGTGGCGAAGCAGCTCACCGCGACGCGCACGTCGGGAAACTGCCCGATCAGCTCGGTCAGCGTCTTGCGCA
The window above is part of the Azospirillum sp. TSH58 genome. Proteins encoded here:
- a CDS encoding DNA-3-methyladenine glycosylase I produces the protein MSLTYCGAAPGHAHHGPYHDTEYGFPTADDRALFERLVLEINQAGLSWLTILKKREAFRAAFDGFDIDRVAAYGEAERERLLADPGIIRNRLKIDAAIENARRIVALRASHGSFDGWLRAHHPLSKADWVRLFKRTFRFTGGEITGEFLMSLGYLPGAHQARCPVWSQIATLDPPWMVAVRQGFAGYDAHNSGIMQPMT
- a CDS encoding DUF1467 family protein; protein product: MGWVTGISVYVVVWWVVLFAVLPWGVRTPAQPEPGMASSAPERPRILLKFAATTLVAAVVWLVIFGIVQSDLISFREMARPH
- the mce gene encoding methylmalonyl-CoA epimerase; amino-acid sequence: MIGKLNHVAIVVPDLTAATALYRDTLGAAVSQPVDLPPHGVTVVFVTLPNTKIELLHPFGEKSPIAGFLEKNPSGGIHHICYEVDDILAARDRLKAQGARVLGDGEPKIGAHDKPVLFLHPKDFCGTLVELEQA
- a CDS encoding ribonuclease J; translation: MTQPDSAPSVHPVEGDGDLFAPEDDALYFLPLGGSGEIGMNLNLYGHRGKWLMVDLGISFADDTMPGLDVIMPDPAFIAERRHDLVGIVVTHAHEDHLGAIQYLWPQLRVPVYCTPFTAAVLRAKLHERGLAGVVPVHEVALGSTIEVGPFSVEYVTVTHSIPEPNALAIRTAAGTVLHTGDWKLDPEPLVGQAADEERLRAIGDEGVLALVGDSTNALVPGSSGSEGSVRKTLTELIGQFPDVRVAVSCFATNVARLESIAHAAAAHGRHVALVGRSMWRINEAARSNGYLADVPAFLTEHDANYVPRDKLVLVCTGSQGEPRSALARIASDDHPQVSLQRGDVVIFSSREIPGNERAIGRMQNLLVGQGIRIVTADEAPVHVSGHPAQDELVRMYQWVRPRIAVPVHGEQRHQLEHAKLARACQVPEALVPGNGDLIRLVPDAPPRVVAQVRSGRMALDGKRLIPLDTGLMRARHRMVHNGAAVVTLVMNGKGELVTAPQIAVMGLLDDSADRDMLLDVVDAVREAVAEMPKSARADDEQVRAAARIAVRRCFNATHGKKPVTDVHLVRV